One window of the Granulicella arctica genome contains the following:
- the dnaB gene encoding replicative DNA helicase, which translates to MATYPQIMQDQGRPSSIHAEMTILGAMMVEPVAITDASMVLKADDFALDSHRKIYTAMMALSEAGHAVDIVTVSEELRKRKELDSVGSVAYLASLSEGLPRKLSVESYVRIVLDKSLMRQLMTVCDVGMASAADQSEEALQVLNNVSMRLMEISDHAVRGGFSDIAAIVKDSFGSIDALYEQGREVTGLATHYIEFDRMTSGLQESELTIIAARPSMGKTAWAINIAENAAVRGGKVVAVFSLEMSKASLLRRMLASQALVNSKAIQTGMLMRDDRSKLVAALERLMESKLFIDDTPGIALAEMRAKARRLKQQHGQLDLIVIDYLQLMTGSAGGSQKGFENRTQEVSAISRGLKSLAKEMRVPVVALSQLSRASEQRGGDKKPLLSDLRESGSIEQDADVVCFIHREEYYDRENEDLKGKAEIIIAKQRNGPTGSVHLAYLADYTRFENLSSGGDGQ; encoded by the coding sequence ATGGCAACATACCCCCAAATCATGCAGGATCAGGGCCGACCGTCTTCCATCCACGCCGAGATGACAATCCTAGGCGCGATGATGGTCGAGCCAGTTGCTATCACGGATGCGTCGATGGTGTTGAAGGCAGACGACTTCGCCCTCGACTCCCACCGCAAGATCTACACCGCGATGATGGCGCTCTCGGAGGCAGGTCACGCCGTCGACATCGTAACCGTCAGCGAAGAGTTGCGGAAGCGCAAGGAACTCGACTCGGTTGGCAGCGTTGCGTATCTCGCCTCCCTAAGCGAAGGACTCCCCCGCAAGCTGAGCGTCGAAAGCTATGTCCGTATCGTTTTGGACAAGAGCCTGATGCGGCAGTTGATGACGGTATGCGACGTCGGCATGGCGTCCGCGGCGGACCAGAGCGAAGAGGCATTACAGGTCCTCAACAACGTCAGCATGCGGCTAATGGAAATCTCCGATCATGCAGTCCGAGGCGGCTTCTCTGACATCGCAGCGATCGTCAAAGATTCTTTCGGCTCGATCGACGCACTCTACGAACAGGGCCGCGAGGTCACTGGGCTGGCCACGCATTACATTGAGTTCGACCGTATGACCAGCGGCTTGCAGGAATCAGAGCTGACGATCATTGCGGCACGACCGTCGATGGGCAAGACGGCCTGGGCGATCAACATCGCCGAGAATGCCGCCGTACGCGGTGGCAAGGTTGTCGCCGTCTTCTCGCTCGAAATGTCCAAGGCGAGCCTGCTGCGCAGAATGCTCGCATCGCAGGCGCTCGTAAACTCAAAGGCGATCCAGACAGGCATGCTGATGCGCGATGACCGCTCCAAGCTCGTCGCCGCACTCGAACGCCTGATGGAGTCCAAATTATTCATTGATGACACACCAGGCATCGCGCTGGCGGAGATGCGCGCAAAGGCACGTCGCTTGAAGCAGCAGCACGGCCAGCTTGACCTGATCGTGATCGACTATCTGCAGCTTATGACTGGCTCTGCGGGCGGAAGCCAGAAGGGCTTTGAGAACCGGACGCAAGAGGTCTCTGCCATCTCGCGCGGGCTGAAGTCTCTCGCGAAGGAGATGCGCGTGCCCGTCGTAGCGCTCTCCCAGCTTTCGCGTGCAAGCGAACAACGCGGCGGTGACAAGAAGCCTCTCTTGAGCGATCTGCGCGAATCGGGTTCGATCGAGCAGGATGCTGACGTGGTCTGCTTCATCCATCGCGAGGAGTACTACGATCGCGAGAATGAAGACCTGAAGGGTAAGGCAGAGATCATCATCGCCAAACAGAGAAACGGCCCGACCGGTAGCGTCCACCTCGCGTATCTGGCGGACTACACGCGCTTCGAGAATCTTTCGAGTGGCGGCGACGGTCAGTAA
- a CDS encoding carboxypeptidase-like regulatory domain-containing protein has protein sequence MQCPPSFILVLMMRVSSFCRLAGNLAILGCSLVFTVDAVSGSSAAAQRGPVQRTVQGKVTDKGEAGLNGAVVYLKDDHTLSVKSFISESDGGYRFGQLSANTDYELWAEMNGKKSPTKTISSFDSKNSFQMNLKIDTGK, from the coding sequence ATGCAATGTCCGCCAAGCTTTATACTTGTACTCATGATGCGTGTCTCTTCTTTCTGCCGACTTGCTGGAAACCTGGCCATTCTTGGCTGCTCCCTGGTGTTCACCGTAGATGCTGTCAGTGGGAGCAGTGCGGCTGCGCAGCGCGGCCCTGTCCAGCGAACGGTTCAGGGTAAAGTGACCGATAAGGGCGAAGCGGGCCTGAATGGCGCGGTAGTTTATTTGAAGGACGACCACACGTTGTCGGTCAAAAGCTTTATCTCGGAATCGGATGGCGGCTATCGCTTTGGCCAGCTCTCGGCAAATACGGACTATGAGCTCTGGGCAGAAATGAATGGCAAGAAGAGCCCGACCAAGACGATCAGCTCGTTCGACAGCAAGAATTCGTTCCAGATGAATTTGAAGATCGACACCGGCAAGTAA
- a CDS encoding HD domain-containing protein translates to MQATIDFILELDKLKGVTRKVRPLGLERYENSAEHSWQLALMAISLVRFAESPVDVNRVIRMVLVHDIGEIDAGDTLVYVQDGWEERKARELAGVQRVFGLLPAGVGAECLALWQEFEDAETAEAKFAHALDRSMPILLNLSNNGQSWRENNINHAQVVKRNGPPIKAGCPALWVYLEARLEDAKPLGLFGS, encoded by the coding sequence ATGCAAGCGACAATCGACTTTATTCTGGAGCTGGACAAGCTGAAGGGCGTGACGCGCAAGGTGCGTCCACTCGGCCTGGAGCGGTACGAAAACTCTGCGGAGCACAGCTGGCAGCTGGCCTTGATGGCTATCTCGCTGGTGCGGTTTGCAGAGTCACCTGTCGACGTGAACAGGGTGATCCGCATGGTGCTGGTGCACGATATCGGGGAGATCGACGCTGGCGACACGCTGGTCTATGTGCAGGACGGGTGGGAAGAGCGGAAGGCCCGCGAACTCGCAGGGGTTCAGCGGGTGTTCGGCCTGCTTCCGGCAGGGGTGGGAGCGGAGTGCCTGGCGCTGTGGCAGGAGTTCGAAGACGCGGAGACTGCCGAGGCGAAATTTGCCCATGCGCTGGACAGATCCATGCCCATCCTGCTCAACCTCTCAAACAACGGACAAAGCTGGCGAGAGAACAACATCAATCACGCTCAGGTGGTGAAGCGCAACGGGCCACCCATCAAAGCAGGCTGTCCAGCCTTGTGGGTGTATCTCGAAGCTCGGCTTGAGGATGCTAAGCCGTTGGGTCTGTTTGGCAGTTAG
- a CDS encoding Gfo/Idh/MocA family protein codes for MAASSALRVAVVGAGAFGRNHLRVYSELQKSGYPVELVAVVDHDLAVAAQAAASYGISGFESVEAFLKAGIAVDAVSVCVPTVLHAAAALPLLAAGIDLLIEKPLAANLADADAILALSREHRRIVQVGHLERFNPAVTAARDELRRPMFFEAHRLSIFTPRSLDVDVVLDLMIHDLDIVLSLVDSPVREVRAVGLPVLSHKVDIANVRVEFENGCVANFTASRVSTERVRKLRFFQPHQYLSLDFARQDLLMIDVTAAAGMDPAQLAALAQAAGEHPSAGLSLRKVPVVEGEPLRLEITSFLDAVRGRTRPVVSGEDGRAALALALEINAAIASHAARTGL; via the coding sequence GTGGCTGCTTCTTCGGCCCTGCGCGTCGCTGTCGTCGGGGCTGGAGCCTTCGGGCGCAACCATCTTCGTGTGTACAGCGAGCTGCAAAAGTCCGGTTATCCAGTCGAACTGGTGGCAGTCGTCGATCATGACCTTGCTGTGGCCGCTCAGGCTGCAGCCAGCTACGGAATCTCTGGTTTTGAGTCGGTAGAGGCTTTCCTGAAAGCTGGAATCGCTGTAGATGCGGTTTCGGTCTGCGTGCCGACGGTGCTTCACGCGGCGGCTGCTCTTCCGTTGCTGGCGGCAGGCATCGACCTACTGATTGAGAAGCCGCTGGCGGCGAATCTGGCCGATGCAGATGCGATTCTTGCTCTGTCGCGAGAGCATCGCCGCATCGTGCAGGTTGGCCATCTGGAGCGTTTCAATCCTGCGGTTACAGCGGCGCGTGACGAGTTGCGCCGACCGATGTTCTTCGAGGCGCATCGGCTCAGCATCTTCACGCCTCGTTCGCTTGATGTCGATGTGGTGCTTGATCTGATGATCCACGATCTTGACATTGTGTTGAGCCTGGTTGATTCGCCGGTGCGCGAGGTGCGCGCTGTCGGTTTGCCGGTGCTTTCGCACAAGGTCGATATTGCGAACGTTCGGGTTGAGTTCGAGAACGGCTGCGTCGCCAACTTTACGGCGAGCCGCGTCAGCACGGAGCGCGTCCGCAAGCTGCGCTTCTTCCAGCCGCATCAGTATCTATCGCTCGACTTTGCCCGGCAGGATCTGCTGATGATTGACGTGACGGCTGCTGCGGGAATGGATCCGGCGCAATTGGCTGCTCTCGCGCAGGCTGCAGGTGAGCATCCTTCGGCGGGACTGTCGCTTCGGAAGGTGCCTGTCGTCGAAGGGGAGCCGCTGCGGTTGGAGATTACGTCGTTTCTCGATGCGGTTCGTGGCCGAACAAGGCCAGTAGTTTCAGGTGAAGATGGACGGGCAGCTTTAGCGCTTGCGCTTGAAATTAATGCGGCGATCGCCAGTCATGCGGCACGAACCGGCTTGTAG
- a CDS encoding SGNH/GDSL hydrolase family protein, with protein MNSRSLRLLSLCLPAVVVGCSGGGNSGNPLAAIQAAQAKNAGNFTNTIFLGDSLTAGYQSSSLLDTQQVHGWAPVVATQAGFSIVQPLIAFPGAPNVLQLVSVGPPPVVITAPGTTTGRDNFAIQPTDLAVPGAFVNDVMNTVPLANPTAGQQQINQLVLGFPGLGYGEAYSQATFAVKAQPTTIFLWIGNNDALIADLTGSPASMTSVANFTTQYQALMTMLTTQTSAHLVIGNIPDVTQVPYLTPAATILALYSQATGVPAANLSALLGIVPGDYVTPAGTAQIAAILTGTQKPPLSDAGVLTAAEVVTVKAQVTAFNQVISQAATAAGATLVDINALFAQVTASGLQVNGYTGTSTFLGGFFSLDGIHPTNTGYAVVANKFIDSMNTAFKTTIPDVALGPIAAADPLWPPNLAKTTGHVAIPATAGLAVNEVLIGDRQTH; from the coding sequence ATGAATAGTCGTTCACTCAGACTTCTCAGCCTGTGCCTCCCTGCCGTCGTTGTTGGTTGCTCCGGCGGCGGTAACAGCGGAAACCCTCTGGCTGCCATTCAAGCGGCTCAAGCGAAGAACGCTGGCAACTTTACCAATACGATCTTCCTGGGCGATTCGCTTACTGCTGGATATCAGAGCTCTTCGTTGCTGGACACCCAACAGGTTCATGGATGGGCACCGGTCGTGGCTACGCAGGCCGGCTTCAGCATCGTTCAGCCACTGATCGCCTTTCCCGGCGCTCCCAACGTCCTGCAACTCGTCTCTGTTGGACCGCCTCCTGTCGTCATCACGGCTCCGGGAACAACGACGGGACGCGACAATTTCGCGATTCAACCGACGGACCTTGCGGTGCCCGGAGCCTTTGTCAACGACGTGATGAACACCGTCCCGCTTGCAAACCCGACCGCCGGGCAGCAGCAGATCAATCAGCTTGTTCTCGGCTTTCCGGGGCTGGGTTACGGCGAGGCATACTCGCAGGCGACCTTCGCGGTGAAGGCGCAGCCCACTACGATCTTTCTCTGGATCGGAAATAACGACGCCTTGATTGCTGATCTCACCGGCTCGCCAGCCAGTATGACTTCGGTGGCTAATTTCACTACTCAATACCAGGCGCTGATGACGATGCTCACCACGCAAACCAGCGCCCATCTTGTGATCGGCAACATTCCTGACGTGACGCAGGTGCCGTATCTGACTCCAGCCGCAACCATTCTTGCCCTTTACTCGCAGGCGACCGGAGTTCCTGCGGCGAATCTCAGTGCACTCCTCGGCATCGTTCCCGGCGACTACGTGACACCTGCGGGAACGGCCCAGATCGCCGCTATCCTGACCGGAACTCAGAAGCCGCCACTGAGCGATGCTGGTGTGCTGACCGCTGCTGAGGTTGTCACGGTCAAGGCGCAGGTGACCGCCTTCAACCAGGTGATCTCGCAAGCTGCTACGGCTGCTGGGGCCACGTTAGTCGACATCAACGCGCTCTTTGCGCAGGTGACTGCTTCCGGCCTTCAGGTCAACGGCTATACAGGAACGAGCACCTTTCTTGGTGGCTTCTTTTCTCTCGATGGCATCCACCCGACGAACACCGGTTATGCTGTGGTCGCGAACAAGTTCATTGACAGCATGAACACCGCCTTCAAGACCACAATTCCGGATGTTGCCCTGGGACCGATTGCGGCAGCGGACCCGCTCTGGCCTCCGAACCTCGCTAAGACAACTGGGCATGTAGCCATTCCAGCTACTGCGGGGCTTGCGGTCAATGAAGTGCTCATCGGAGATCGGCAGACACACTGA
- a CDS encoding DUF5076 domain-containing protein codes for MGVDKALTIPPAAQRDKASFEVMRVWIAEKGQHVSIQAGAWDDPFAWGIVLADLARHIANADQLQNKKADPDAFLARLLEGFQAEIDDPTDEPDGEVTQ; via the coding sequence ATGGGTGTAGACAAGGCATTGACGATTCCGCCAGCAGCGCAGCGGGATAAGGCGTCATTTGAGGTGATGCGGGTGTGGATCGCTGAGAAGGGCCAGCATGTCAGCATCCAGGCGGGCGCCTGGGACGATCCATTTGCCTGGGGAATCGTTCTCGCTGACCTCGCGCGTCACATTGCCAACGCTGATCAGCTACAGAATAAGAAGGCAGATCCTGACGCCTTCCTGGCGCGGCTGCTGGAAGGCTTTCAGGCCGAGATTGATGACCCCACCGATGAGCCGGACGGTGAGGTCACCCAGTAG
- a CDS encoding helix-turn-helix transcriptional regulator, with protein MRRADRLFRIVQFLRLGRLLTAQKLAAKLQVSQRTIYRDIQDLQLSGMPIEGEAGVGYTLRRDFDLPSLMFTRSELTALVLGARLVRAWGGAENVVAASQALQRIEAVVPAEMRDELDAILLYAPEFQMRQALRERLDALHAACLAKRAIRFRYTREDGAASEREARPLALAFWSGVWTLAAWCELRAEFRSFRLDRMDHVVVFEEAFVPRRGQGLEDFLKKAITPAERNKLL; from the coding sequence ATGCGACGTGCGGACCGCCTCTTCCGGATTGTTCAATTTCTGCGCCTCGGCCGCTTGCTGACGGCGCAGAAGCTGGCTGCGAAGCTGCAGGTCTCACAGCGGACGATCTACCGCGACATTCAGGACCTGCAGCTCTCAGGAATGCCGATCGAGGGCGAGGCGGGTGTCGGCTACACGCTCAGGCGCGACTTCGATCTGCCATCCCTCATGTTTACCCGTAGCGAACTCACCGCACTGGTCCTCGGTGCGCGGCTGGTTCGCGCATGGGGTGGCGCAGAGAACGTCGTTGCAGCCAGCCAGGCGCTGCAGCGCATTGAAGCTGTCGTTCCGGCAGAGATGCGCGACGAGCTCGACGCCATCCTGCTCTACGCTCCGGAATTCCAGATGCGTCAGGCTCTACGCGAACGGCTGGATGCGCTCCACGCAGCGTGCCTGGCGAAACGCGCCATTCGGTTCCGCTACACACGCGAGGATGGAGCCGCGAGTGAGCGTGAGGCCCGTCCTCTCGCGCTTGCTTTCTGGAGCGGTGTCTGGACCCTGGCCGCGTGGTGCGAGCTGCGAGCGGAGTTCAGGTCCTTCCGCCTCGACCGCATGGACCACGTCGTTGTCTTCGAGGAAGCCTTTGTTCCAAGACGCGGCCAGGGGCTCGAAGACTTCCTGAAAAAGGCCATCACTCCGGCAGAGCGCAACAAGCTGCTCTGA
- a CDS encoding DUF1259 domain-containing protein has product MRSNVLSLFPAVKKLPALLFSLSTGAALCFGSVAAQAQTPSYAAFQATLGAAGTLSPDGGAISFPLFRRDLSQLTISLDGSTSSPAMPESVANGYIGLQQVGSSAGVYFVTGAFPALASELPLLESALQASKLPVTAIVNATAGLSQPVVTVHVEATMTESDAVLAANLAGVLLTIHSPQANVLVLPFPSPFDPNSIPAKFVDLIGDGQFTLLDGNTFLFNLPRTDAVPITIGNGIPAIPSLGVGQSIFISGNGYSVMNAELALRANEVAKVSRILIDAGFTLSAQSDYFVDDSKRLTFLHAIVMAGDAATFERQGKALGKALNLLK; this is encoded by the coding sequence ATGCGCAGCAATGTTCTTTCTCTCTTCCCAGCCGTCAAGAAACTTCCTGCGCTTCTGTTCAGCTTGTCGACGGGCGCCGCTCTTTGCTTCGGCTCCGTAGCTGCCCAGGCACAGACACCCAGTTACGCGGCCTTCCAGGCGACGCTTGGAGCCGCAGGCACCCTATCGCCGGATGGTGGGGCGATCTCATTTCCTCTGTTCCGGCGGGATCTGTCGCAGCTGACCATTTCGCTTGATGGTTCAACCTCGAGCCCGGCGATGCCGGAGTCGGTGGCGAATGGCTATATCGGTCTGCAGCAGGTTGGCAGCTCCGCTGGTGTGTACTTTGTTACTGGAGCGTTTCCTGCGCTGGCGTCCGAACTGCCTCTGCTTGAGTCGGCTTTGCAGGCCAGTAAGTTGCCCGTCACTGCGATCGTTAATGCGACGGCAGGTCTCTCGCAGCCCGTCGTGACGGTCCATGTGGAAGCAACGATGACGGAGAGCGACGCTGTACTGGCGGCGAATCTTGCGGGTGTCCTGTTGACGATTCATAGCCCGCAGGCGAATGTCCTCGTGCTGCCATTTCCCTCTCCCTTCGACCCTAATTCGATTCCGGCGAAGTTTGTGGACCTGATCGGCGACGGGCAGTTTACGCTGCTCGACGGGAATACCTTCCTGTTCAACCTTCCGCGTACGGATGCTGTGCCGATCACGATTGGCAACGGTATCCCTGCGATTCCGTCGCTTGGCGTCGGGCAGTCTATTTTCATCTCGGGTAACGGCTACAGCGTGATGAATGCGGAGTTGGCGTTGCGTGCGAACGAAGTGGCGAAGGTGTCGAGGATCCTGATTGATGCCGGCTTCACGCTTTCGGCGCAGAGCGACTACTTCGTCGATGATTCAAAGCGACTCACCTTCCTGCATGCCATTGTGATGGCAGGGGATGCCGCCACCTTCGAGCGTCAGGGCAAGGCGCTGGGTAAGGCGCTGAATCTCCTGAAGTAA
- the alr gene encoding alanine racemase: MKSWIEVSERRLTENYRTTLAVAQQESSQDTALLAVIKANAYGHGAVICAPVLARAGAAWLGVTDAAEGTAVRSALTEAGIELQPRILVMCGCLPEDAAAIVRHGLTPVVWQQEQIQALAIVASRETIAVHLEIDTGMSRQGVQIAELQLLLNLLAATPQLRLDGVMTHFASAEVAGSEQTALQRKQFEAALQTVAAEGFTPAWIHVGNTSAVDNGADGGTLTWLARLAESFGARPMARAGLGLYGYSLPLQGLVASDGQSTARLQPAINPVMTWKTRIVSLSEFEAGARIGYGGTFVAEHRMRLALLPVGYADGLRRELSSSSGDVGGWVMIAGKRALIVGRVSMNLITVDVTDLPDLAVGDEVVVLGEGSTAEDHAALAGTISYEILCGMRTPVVLV, from the coding sequence GTGAAGAGTTGGATTGAGGTATCAGAGCGGCGGCTGACGGAGAACTACCGGACAACGTTGGCTGTGGCGCAACAGGAGTCAAGTCAAGATACGGCCTTGCTTGCGGTGATCAAGGCTAATGCCTATGGGCACGGTGCAGTGATCTGCGCACCGGTTCTGGCCCGCGCAGGAGCGGCGTGGCTGGGTGTGACCGATGCCGCTGAAGGTACAGCCGTCCGGTCAGCCCTCACAGAAGCAGGCATTGAGTTGCAGCCGAGAATACTTGTGATGTGCGGCTGCCTCCCCGAGGATGCCGCGGCGATCGTTCGGCATGGTCTGACGCCGGTGGTTTGGCAGCAGGAGCAGATACAGGCTCTTGCTATCGTTGCCAGCCGTGAAACAATCGCGGTCCACCTCGAGATCGACACCGGCATGTCTCGCCAGGGCGTACAGATTGCGGAGTTGCAACTGCTTCTCAATTTGCTTGCCGCTACACCGCAGCTACGGCTTGACGGCGTGATGACCCACTTTGCCTCAGCCGAAGTCGCCGGATCGGAGCAGACGGCGCTACAGCGGAAGCAGTTCGAGGCCGCTCTACAGACTGTTGCCGCGGAGGGATTTACGCCAGCCTGGATTCACGTCGGGAATACCTCAGCCGTCGACAATGGAGCGGATGGAGGCACGCTGACGTGGCTCGCTCGACTTGCGGAGAGCTTCGGAGCACGCCCGATGGCGCGAGCTGGCCTCGGGCTCTACGGCTATAGTCTGCCGCTTCAAGGTCTTGTCGCGAGCGATGGTCAAAGCACGGCGCGGTTGCAGCCTGCCATCAATCCAGTGATGACGTGGAAGACGCGCATCGTGAGTCTGAGCGAGTTTGAAGCAGGCGCGCGAATCGGCTATGGCGGAACCTTTGTGGCCGAGCACAGAATGCGGCTCGCTCTGCTGCCAGTCGGCTATGCAGATGGTCTGCGCCGGGAGCTGTCCTCCTCCTCCGGCGATGTCGGGGGCTGGGTGATGATCGCTGGAAAGCGTGCGCTGATCGTAGGTCGCGTCTCGATGAACCTGATCACCGTGGATGTCACAGATCTGCCGGATTTGGCCGTCGGTGACGAGGTTGTGGTGCTTGGCGAGGGCTCTACGGCGGAAGATCATGCGGCGCTTGCCGGCACAATCTCATATGAGATTCTCTGTGGGATGCGAACTCCCGTTGTGCTGGTGTGA
- a CDS encoding VOC family protein produces the protein MSNTTAAPRTAIHWFEIQCADLDRATTFYETLLGTKLKRETFGDPMAIFPYDSGGTGGTLVKRSMQRPGPMGTMIYLNCNGQLDEAIARVPAAGGLILQPKTEIVGGFGYFACMRDSEGNHVGLHSL, from the coding sequence ATGAGCAACACGACAGCAGCGCCCAGGACAGCGATCCACTGGTTCGAAATTCAATGTGCAGACCTCGACCGCGCCACGACTTTTTACGAGACGTTACTCGGTACCAAGTTAAAGCGCGAGACCTTCGGTGATCCAATGGCGATCTTTCCATACGACAGCGGCGGCACCGGTGGAACACTGGTCAAGCGGTCGATGCAGCGCCCCGGCCCCATGGGAACGATGATCTATCTCAACTGCAACGGGCAGCTTGACGAGGCGATAGCGCGCGTTCCTGCGGCTGGCGGTCTCATCCTGCAGCCAAAGACGGAGATCGTCGGCGGCTTCGGTTACTTTGCCTGCATGCGGGACTCCGAAGGCAACCACGTAGGCCTGCATTCGCTCTAG
- the msrA gene encoding peptide-methionine (S)-S-oxide reductase MsrA, whose product MIDEPHATAAHETAVFAGGCFWGVQTVFQRVKGVTATTAGYSGGAANTATYEQVSSEGTGHAEAVKIVFDPAKISYGTLLRVFFSVVHDPTELNRQGPDVGTSYRSAIFYTTPEQQKVAEAYIAQLDGAHAFPKKIVTQLVPLKAFYNGEDYHQDYAEKNPNNPYIQICDVPKTAALKVQFPELFQDYKHK is encoded by the coding sequence ATGATCGACGAACCGCACGCAACGGCTGCGCACGAGACAGCTGTGTTCGCCGGCGGCTGCTTCTGGGGCGTTCAGACAGTCTTCCAACGTGTAAAAGGAGTTACCGCAACGACCGCGGGCTACTCTGGCGGCGCTGCGAACACGGCAACCTACGAGCAGGTATCGTCTGAGGGGACAGGCCACGCTGAGGCTGTGAAGATCGTCTTCGATCCGGCAAAGATCAGCTACGGCACCCTGCTGCGCGTCTTCTTTTCCGTCGTGCACGATCCGACCGAGCTGAATCGGCAAGGTCCCGATGTAGGCACCTCGTATCGGTCTGCGATCTTCTACACAACGCCTGAGCAGCAGAAGGTTGCCGAGGCATACATTGCTCAACTGGATGGTGCACACGCATTTCCGAAGAAAATTGTGACCCAGTTGGTACCCCTCAAAGCGTTCTATAACGGCGAGGATTATCACCAGGATTACGCAGAGAAGAACCCGAACAACCCGTATATTCAGATCTGCGACGTACCGAAGACCGCAGCCCTGAAGGTCCAGTTCCCGGAGCTTTTTCAGGACTACAAACACAAATAG
- a CDS encoding M20/M25/M40 family metallo-hydrolase codes for MNNVTFRTHSFTSFAAALFLAAPLAAQQPAQPPAPLPSHPVQTAPADPAIAAALQQVSADRIKATITKLVSFNNRSTLSSMDKDLPPGTGINAAADWIFSEFQSYSDACGGCLEVKRDDFAEPGRPNSRIVKDTRLQNIYAVLKGTDPSQAARRVLITGHYDSRNSSNEDTHAAAPGANDDASGTAVSIECARVLSKLKFPSTIIFVAVAGEEQGLNGSRHLAKLAKSEGWDLEAVLNNDIVGGDTTPGVTGADKSAVRVFSEGVPGPATLEQLRQIQTIGAENDAPARELARAIVDVDATYFLPTDHHAAAIPGRAHSMAIRHDEAFHPVMIFRRDRFGRGGDHTSFSTEGFAAVRFTEWLENFNHQHQNLRMENGIQYGDLIQYDDFDYMANVARLNAAALATFASAPGIPQKVAVLNPPYDTNTVLRWEKPAGMPASATFEVVYRDTIQPDWTTVIPVGNVTNISIPISKDNVIFGVRSVDAAGHRSMAVYPIPPPSNRPPVPGTEPPPPPRP; via the coding sequence ATGAACAACGTGACCTTCAGGACTCATAGTTTTACTTCGTTTGCGGCAGCCCTTTTTCTTGCCGCTCCATTGGCAGCTCAACAGCCTGCTCAACCACCTGCACCACTGCCATCTCACCCCGTCCAGACCGCTCCCGCCGACCCTGCCATCGCCGCTGCTCTCCAGCAGGTCTCGGCCGATCGTATCAAGGCCACCATCACCAAGCTCGTCAGCTTCAACAATCGCAGCACCCTCTCCAGCATGGATAAGGACCTGCCTCCCGGCACCGGCATCAACGCCGCTGCCGACTGGATCTTCTCCGAGTTTCAGAGCTATTCCGATGCCTGCGGCGGCTGCCTCGAGGTCAAGCGCGACGACTTCGCCGAGCCCGGCCGTCCCAACTCCCGCATCGTCAAGGACACCCGCCTCCAGAACATCTACGCCGTCCTCAAGGGCACCGATCCGTCGCAGGCCGCCCGCCGCGTCCTCATCACCGGCCACTACGACTCCCGTAACTCCTCGAACGAGGACACCCACGCCGCCGCGCCCGGAGCCAATGACGATGCCAGCGGCACCGCCGTATCCATCGAGTGCGCCCGCGTCCTCTCGAAGCTCAAATTCCCCAGCACCATCATCTTCGTAGCCGTCGCCGGTGAGGAACAAGGCCTGAACGGCAGCCGCCACCTCGCCAAACTGGCCAAATCTGAAGGCTGGGACCTCGAAGCCGTCCTCAACAACGACATCGTCGGCGGCGACACCACACCCGGCGTCACCGGTGCCGATAAGTCCGCCGTCCGGGTCTTCTCCGAAGGCGTTCCCGGCCCTGCCACCCTGGAGCAGCTTCGCCAGATTCAGACCATCGGCGCAGAAAATGACGCACCCGCCCGCGAGCTCGCCCGCGCCATCGTCGACGTCGACGCCACGTACTTCCTGCCCACCGACCACCACGCCGCCGCCATCCCCGGTCGCGCCCACAGCATGGCCATCCGCCACGACGAGGCCTTCCACCCCGTCATGATCTTCCGCCGCGACCGCTTCGGCCGTGGAGGCGATCACACCAGCTTCTCGACCGAAGGCTTCGCCGCCGTCCGCTTTACCGAGTGGCTCGAGAACTTCAACCACCAGCACCAGAACCTCCGCATGGAAAATGGTATCCAGTACGGCGACCTCATCCAGTACGACGACTTCGACTACATGGCCAACGTCGCTCGCCTCAACGCTGCCGCTCTCGCCACCTTCGCCTCCGCCCCCGGCATCCCCCAGAAGGTTGCTGTCCTCAACCCGCCCTACGACACCAATACCGTCCTCCGCTGGGAGAAGCCAGCCGGTATGCCCGCCAGCGCCACCTTTGAGGTCGTCTATCGCGACACCATCCAGCCCGATTGGACCACCGTCATACCCGTCGGCAACGTCACCAACATCAGCATCCCTATCTCGAAGGACAATGTGATCTTTGGCGTCCGCTCCGTTGACGCCGCAGGCCACCGCAGCATGGCCGTTTATCCCATTCCTCCACCCAGCAACCGCCCTCCCGTTCCGGGAACTGAACCTCCACCTCCACCCAGGCCCTAA